One Succinispira mobilis DSM 6222 genomic window carries:
- a CDS encoding phosphoribosylanthranilate isomerase, with amino-acid sequence MKIKICGLRSLTDIQIVNKYLPDYAGFVFAPSKRQVNQIQARELISVLSSEIIPVGVFVNLALPELQEIVTVSQIKVIQLHGDETPAYLRKLKKSLPQLEVWRAIRATSAQQILDALSSSADKILVDSFVPGEYGGAGKLANWEALADIKASKPLILAGGLSTENISAACKLNNIWGVDVSSGVETNLVKDSNKIEKFIELARGR; translated from the coding sequence ATGAAAATTAAGATTTGTGGCTTGCGCAGTTTGACAGATATTCAAATTGTTAATAAATATTTACCTGATTATGCAGGTTTTGTTTTTGCTCCGAGTAAACGACAGGTTAATCAAATTCAAGCGCGGGAATTGATTAGTGTCTTAAGTTCTGAAATTATTCCCGTAGGTGTTTTTGTAAATTTAGCGTTGCCCGAACTTCAAGAAATTGTTACAGTTAGTCAAATTAAAGTCATTCAATTACACGGGGATGAAACGCCAGCTTATCTTCGAAAATTAAAAAAAAGTTTACCGCAACTCGAGGTTTGGCGGGCAATTAGAGCTACGTCAGCCCAACAAATATTAGACGCCCTGTCGAGTAGTGCGGATAAAATTTTGGTGGATAGTTTTGTTCCCGGTGAGTATGGCGGCGCAGGTAAATTGGCAAACTGGGAAGCTTTAGCAGATATTAAGGCTAGTAAACCGCTGATTTTAGCAGGGGGATTAAGTACGGAAAATATTAGTGCGGCCTGCAAATTAAATAATATTTGGGGTGTTGATGTATCTAGTGGTGTAGAAACAAATCTAGTTAAAGATTCGAATAAAATAGAGAAATTTATCGAATTAGCTAGAGGTAGATAA
- the trpC gene encoding indole-3-glycerol phosphate synthase TrpC has protein sequence MILDKIVQQRKLQLQQEKKRISLAELQIMAQQSLRKPLDLEKFLVARDFSIIAELKKASPSKGVLVQDFQPQNLAQQYQRLGAQGISCLTEEYYFQGSPEYLKQVRPLVQIPILRKDFIIEPYQIYESVILGADAILLIAAILDTATLNYFIKLATELGLSCLVEVHELSELKKALKAGAQLIGVNNRDLKTFKVDLNTSLELAKKIPSHITMVSESGINKREQILSLQQAGFRTALIGETLMCSPNLAKTFSELMGTEYEN, from the coding sequence ATGATTTTAGATAAGATCGTACAGCAACGCAAATTGCAATTACAGCAGGAAAAGAAACGAATATCTCTAGCTGAGTTGCAAATAATGGCTCAACAGAGCTTACGCAAGCCTTTAGATTTAGAAAAATTTCTTGTAGCTCGTGATTTTAGTATTATTGCGGAGCTGAAAAAGGCCTCACCTTCTAAAGGTGTTCTCGTACAAGATTTTCAACCGCAAAATTTAGCGCAACAATATCAAAGACTGGGAGCACAGGGGATTTCCTGTTTGACAGAAGAATACTATTTTCAAGGTAGCCCAGAATATCTTAAACAAGTTCGGCCGCTAGTTCAAATACCGATTTTGCGCAAAGATTTTATTATTGAACCTTATCAGATTTATGAGAGTGTGATTCTGGGGGCGGATGCCATTTTATTGATTGCGGCAATTTTAGATACTGCAACTTTAAATTATTTTATAAAATTGGCGACAGAATTGGGTTTGAGTTGTTTGGTGGAAGTACATGAATTATCAGAACTGAAAAAGGCATTGAAGGCAGGCGCACAACTTATTGGCGTAAACAATCGCGATTTAAAAACATTTAAAGTAGATTTAAATACCAGTCTAGAATTAGCGAAAAAAATACCTAGCCATATTACAATGGTTAGTGAAAGTGGGATAAATAAGCGGGAGCAAATACTTAGTTTACAGCAGGCGGGATTTAGAACAGCTCTAATTGGGGAAACTTTAATGTGCAGTCCTAATTTAGCCAAGACATTTTCGGAATTAATGGGTACAGAATATGAAAATTAA
- the trpD gene encoding anthranilate phosphoribosyltransferase — protein MILILDNYDSFTYNLYQYIGKLYSEVQVIRNDKISLRELQKLPIKALIISPGPGYPDSSGVCLEAIEYFNGRIPVLGVCLGHQAIGQVFGGRVIPAKQLLHGKASTIEIIKPTELFKDLPTKIQGARYHSLIVDKESIPSCLEILAVDEVGQIMALKHRDTQTYGLQFHPESILSAQGEQLLANFLNLIPQFKLESKQASLVEKEPMLLKPYIFKVIEGENLQREEAYSAMQSIMSGQATDAQIGAFLTALRMKGETVEELTGFVQVLREKANKVSHPQPVLDIVGTGGDLSNSFNISTTAAFVVAGAGMTVAKHGNRSVSSKCGAADVLEALDIKIDLSPQQAEKCLQECGISFLFAPSFHASMKFAALPRKEIGVRSVFNILGPLANPAQAEYILLGVYRPELLEPMAQVLKNVGVQGAMLVCGAEGLDEISLTGSTEVCELRAGKLIKYSLTPEEFGLQVAPATEIVGGLASENAKITQAILQGELGAKRDITLLNAACALYIAGKVADIQTGISVAQESIDSGRALEKLQALKEFSRQIRG, from the coding sequence ATGATATTAATACTTGATAATTACGATTCATTTACCTACAATCTTTATCAATATATCGGTAAATTGTACTCAGAGGTGCAAGTAATTCGTAACGATAAAATAAGTTTAAGGGAATTGCAAAAGCTACCAATCAAAGCTTTGATAATTTCACCAGGCCCAGGGTATCCAGATAGTAGTGGTGTTTGTTTAGAAGCTATTGAATATTTTAATGGTAGAATTCCTGTTTTGGGAGTTTGCTTAGGTCATCAAGCTATTGGGCAAGTTTTTGGGGGGCGGGTTATCCCGGCAAAGCAGTTATTACATGGTAAAGCTAGCACAATTGAAATAATTAAACCGACAGAATTATTTAAAGATTTGCCTACAAAAATTCAAGGTGCCAGATATCACTCTCTAATCGTGGATAAAGAAAGCATTCCAAGTTGCCTAGAAATATTAGCGGTAGATGAAGTAGGACAAATAATGGCCTTAAAGCATCGAGATACACAAACTTACGGTTTACAATTCCACCCAGAGTCGATCCTAAGTGCACAAGGGGAACAATTGTTAGCTAATTTTTTAAATTTAATACCCCAATTTAAGCTAGAAAGCAAACAGGCATCGCTTGTAGAAAAAGAACCAATGCTCCTAAAACCGTATATCTTTAAGGTTATTGAAGGGGAAAATCTCCAGCGGGAAGAAGCTTATAGTGCAATGCAGAGTATTATGAGTGGGCAAGCGACTGATGCTCAAATTGGAGCTTTTTTAACGGCACTACGGATGAAAGGTGAGACGGTAGAAGAACTGACGGGTTTTGTGCAAGTATTGCGTGAAAAAGCTAATAAAGTTTCCCATCCACAACCAGTACTTGATATTGTAGGGACTGGTGGTGATCTTTCAAACAGTTTTAACATTTCTACTACGGCAGCCTTTGTTGTTGCTGGGGCAGGGATGACAGTAGCAAAACATGGAAATCGTAGTGTTTCTAGCAAGTGCGGTGCTGCGGATGTGTTAGAAGCTTTAGACATTAAAATAGATTTGAGCCCTCAACAAGCAGAAAAGTGTTTGCAAGAGTGTGGAATAAGTTTTTTGTTTGCACCGAGTTTTCATGCGAGTATGAAGTTTGCTGCTTTACCGCGCAAAGAAATTGGGGTTAGAAGTGTATTTAACATTCTAGGTCCTTTGGCCAATCCAGCTCAAGCAGAATATATTTTGTTGGGAGTTTATCGCCCCGAACTATTAGAACCAATGGCACAAGTTTTGAAAAATGTAGGTGTTCAGGGGGCGATGTTGGTCTGTGGCGCCGAAGGTTTGGACGAAATATCATTAACCGGCAGTACAGAGGTTTGTGAATTAAGGGCCGGAAAACTAATTAAGTACAGCCTTACTCCAGAAGAGTTTGGCTTACAGGTTGCTCCGGCTACAGAAATTGTAGGTGGACTAGCTTCAGAGAATGCCAAAATTACTCAGGCTATTTTACAAGGTGAACTAGGTGCTAAAAGAGATATCACGCTTTTAAATGCAGCTTGCGCACTTTATATTGCTGGCAAGGTGGCTGATATTCAAACTGGAATTTCTGTAGCGCAAGAAAGCATTGATAGTGGTCGAGCCTTAGAAAAACTTCAAGCTCTAAAAGAATTTAGTCGACAAATACGGGGGTGA
- the trpE gene encoding anthranilate synthase component I gives MFYPKIQAVEQLLQEYDLVPVFFEVLGDMYTPIQIFHKLQAEQEHCFILESVDQKNQWGRYSFIGINPKLEIKIAQGEAEIKSNGQQELVAVNNIKTFLKQQLQKYRAPVFPEKPKLTGGFVGYFAYDSVRYIEERLLNIPEDELQLPDCQLFLYDELVAFDHFTNKMVFIMNIYKDQGDIGGQYETIKAKVAELLAKLEKIVVAVPKPYKQEPLVVKANYDNQEYYQLVDKAKEYIVAGDIFQVVLSKRFTIENPPDPFAVYRQLRMSNPSPYLYYFKNPEYAIVGASPEMLVNVTQGVITTKPIAGTVPRGKDQREDLLLEKKLLLDPKERAEHTMLVDLGRNDVGRVAKFGTVEVTDFMKVERYSKVMHLVSDVKGILQDGLTAVDALFAALPAGTLSGAPKVRAMEIIDQLENRKRCLYGGTIGYLGFDGNMDTCIAIRTLLYKNGKAYAQAGGGIVAESVPEMENEEIENKVRAILEAVKQAARTN, from the coding sequence ATGTTTTATCCAAAAATTCAAGCTGTAGAACAATTGCTCCAAGAATACGATTTGGTACCTGTATTTTTTGAAGTTTTAGGGGATATGTATACACCTATTCAAATTTTTCATAAATTGCAAGCGGAGCAGGAACATTGTTTTATTTTAGAAAGTGTAGATCAAAAAAATCAATGGGGACGTTATTCTTTTATCGGTATTAATCCTAAACTAGAGATTAAAATAGCTCAGGGAGAGGCGGAAATTAAGAGTAACGGCCAACAAGAGCTAGTTGCAGTAAATAATATTAAGACATTTTTAAAACAACAATTACAAAAATATCGGGCCCCGGTTTTTCCAGAAAAACCCAAGTTAACTGGGGGGTTTGTAGGTTATTTTGCTTATGATAGTGTACGTTATATTGAAGAGAGACTACTTAATATTCCGGAAGATGAGTTGCAACTGCCAGATTGTCAATTGTTTTTGTATGATGAATTAGTGGCTTTTGATCATTTTACCAATAAGATGGTTTTTATAATGAATATTTACAAAGACCAAGGTGATATCGGTGGTCAATATGAGACAATTAAAGCAAAAGTTGCAGAATTACTGGCAAAATTAGAAAAAATTGTAGTTGCAGTGCCTAAACCTTACAAACAAGAACCTTTAGTAGTAAAAGCTAATTATGATAACCAAGAATATTACCAACTGGTAGATAAAGCTAAAGAATATATAGTTGCAGGCGATATTTTTCAAGTAGTGTTATCCAAACGCTTTACAATCGAAAATCCGCCCGATCCATTTGCCGTATATCGTCAGTTACGGATGAGTAATCCCTCACCATATTTGTATTATTTTAAAAATCCTGAATATGCAATTGTCGGGGCTTCACCAGAAATGTTGGTTAATGTTACGCAAGGCGTAATAACGACTAAACCTATTGCTGGCACTGTTCCGAGGGGCAAAGATCAACGAGAAGATCTGCTCTTAGAAAAAAAATTATTGCTAGATCCTAAAGAACGGGCGGAACATACAATGCTAGTAGACTTAGGCCGTAATGATGTGGGGCGAGTGGCTAAATTTGGCACAGTTGAAGTAACTGATTTTATGAAAGTCGAGCGCTACTCTAAAGTGATGCATTTAGTTAGTGATGTTAAAGGAATTTTGCAAGACGGGTTGACCGCAGTAGATGCATTATTTGCAGCTTTGCCAGCGGGGACTCTATCGGGAGCGCCTAAAGTTCGGGCTATGGAAATAATTGATCAACTAGAAAATAGAAAACGTTGTCTCTACGGGGGGACGATTGGCTATTTAGGATTTGATGGCAATATGGATACCTGTATTGCGATTCGAACTTTGCTCTACAAAAACGGCAAGGCCTATGCTCAGGCCGGTGGAGGCATAGTAGCAGAATCGGTGCCTGAGATGGAAAATGAAGAAATTGAAAATAAGGTGCGTGCAATACTTGAAGCAGTCAAACAAGCAGCACGAACTAATTAA
- a CDS encoding CitMHS family transporter: MLAFIGILMVVVIIYCLMQSKATPSVVFILVPIIAAFLAGFSFDQISGFIKSGVTTTWSIAVLFIFSIVYFGVMSDAGMFDPLVNYLTEKAGANVIMVTVATALIATISHLDGALATTLLITVPAMLPIYKKLNIRPVVLLVIIGAAMSIMNLLPWGGPVARTVAITKMDVNLLWQSLIPLQIVGLIIVVGFAAAMGIMEKRRGAGLKAGATLEDGSEGVVAEELDPKVLALKRPKLVWFNILLTVGVIALLCLTKVPLYGAFMIGLALALLVNYPKASDQAARIKAHAAEALSVPAILLASGIFLGVLSGTKMLTAMATAIINVIPAFVGPYLHIVLGIFSVPIGMLLGTDSFFFGLVPLAIGVGSQYGIEPTNMAKAMLIGKNFGVLVTPHAATTYLAIGLAGIDIKELLRFCTPLLWLVGIISLACAVVMGIVVI; this comes from the coding sequence ATGTTAGCATTTATCGGTATTTTAATGGTTGTGGTGATTATTTATTGCTTAATGCAATCTAAAGCAACACCGTCGGTAGTATTTATTTTGGTGCCAATTATTGCTGCTTTTTTAGCTGGTTTTTCTTTTGATCAAATTTCGGGGTTCATTAAAAGTGGGGTTACGACTACTTGGAGTATTGCGGTCTTATTTATCTTCTCAATTGTTTACTTTGGGGTTATGTCCGATGCCGGAATGTTTGACCCATTAGTTAACTACTTAACAGAAAAAGCTGGTGCTAACGTAATTATGGTTACTGTGGCTACAGCATTGATTGCAACAATTTCTCACTTAGATGGCGCATTAGCAACTACTTTGTTAATTACAGTGCCGGCAATGTTACCAATTTACAAAAAACTTAATATTCGTCCGGTAGTGTTGTTGGTTATTATCGGTGCGGCAATGAGTATTATGAACTTACTTCCTTGGGGTGGTCCAGTGGCGAGAACGGTGGCAATTACTAAAATGGATGTAAACCTTCTGTGGCAGTCATTGATTCCGCTACAAATCGTAGGTTTGATTATAGTAGTTGGTTTTGCGGCGGCAATGGGTATTATGGAAAAACGTCGTGGTGCTGGGCTTAAAGCTGGTGCTACCTTAGAAGATGGGTCTGAAGGTGTGGTAGCAGAAGAACTTGATCCAAAAGTTTTAGCGTTGAAACGTCCTAAACTAGTATGGTTTAATATTCTGTTGACAGTCGGTGTAATTGCTTTGCTTTGTTTAACAAAAGTGCCTTTATACGGAGCTTTTATGATTGGTTTAGCCTTGGCCTTATTAGTTAACTATCCTAAAGCTTCAGATCAAGCAGCGCGAATTAAAGCTCATGCGGCAGAAGCTTTATCAGTACCAGCAATACTTTTAGCTTCAGGGATATTCTTAGGCGTACTTAGTGGTACTAAAATGCTTACCGCGATGGCAACAGCGATTATTAATGTAATTCCAGCTTTTGTAGGACCTTACCTGCACATTGTGTTAGGAATTTTCTCGGTGCCAATCGGGATGCTCTTAGGCACAGACTCTTTCTTCTTCGGTCTAGTACCATTAGCAATTGGAGTTGGCAGTCAATATGGTATTGAACCTACAAATATGGCTAAAGCAATGTTGATTGGTAAAAATTTCGGTGTATTAGTTACACCACATGCTGCGACCACTTATCTAGCAATTGGTTTGGCTGGAATTGACATTAAAGAATTATTAAGGTTCTGTACCCCTTTGTTATGGTTAGTAGGAATAATTTCCTTAGCCTGTGCAGTAGTAATGGGTATAGTTGTAATTTAA
- the citF gene encoding citrate lyase subunit alpha — MINGAKREIPENIPGLKQYVLYNGADTVVPTGRVAGKKLRTAKPGQDKVLDSIETAVRKTGLVAGQTISFHHHFRDGDYIIKMVLEAIKGLGIKDLTLAGSSLSDCHDFLVDYIQDGTISAIETSGLRGKLGKFVTANPGVLKKPVIIRSHGGRARAICSGEVKIDVAFLGVPTCDKFGNATGTQGKSICGALGYAMVDAQYAEQVVLLTDNLLEGFVYPYSIEQTLVDYIVPVPEIGDSNKISSGALRITRDPVQLLLAEYAAEVIEQSGYFVNGYSLQMGSGGASLAAARFIREKMLKQEIKGSFGIGGSTGVFTDMLAEGLFETFYDTQTFDIPAILSLRDNPRHQEISASFYANPWNASPIVNNLDIVILSATEVDLDFNVNVMTNSNGVLMGASGGHSDTAAGAKLSIIVVPLIRGRLPMIKDQVQNVITPGADIDIVITDYGIAINPLRTDLLERFKNSKLPLKTMQELQALAYSLVGKPEEIELTDQIVAVIEYRDGSLLDVVRKPK; from the coding sequence ATGATTAATGGTGCAAAGCGAGAGATTCCAGAGAATATTCCTGGATTAAAGCAATATGTGCTTTATAATGGCGCAGATACTGTAGTACCAACAGGCAGAGTAGCAGGGAAAAAATTGCGGACTGCCAAACCTGGGCAAGATAAAGTATTGGATAGCATTGAAACTGCAGTTAGAAAAACTGGGTTGGTTGCTGGGCAGACAATATCCTTTCATCATCATTTTCGCGATGGTGACTATATTATAAAAATGGTCTTAGAGGCAATAAAAGGTTTGGGGATTAAAGATTTAACTTTAGCCGGAAGTTCTTTAAGTGATTGCCACGATTTTTTAGTAGATTACATTCAAGACGGTACAATTAGCGCGATAGAAACTAGTGGTTTGCGTGGTAAATTAGGTAAATTTGTTACTGCTAATCCAGGCGTTTTAAAAAAACCAGTAATAATTCGTTCTCACGGTGGGCGAGCGCGTGCTATCTGTAGTGGCGAAGTAAAAATTGATGTGGCTTTTTTGGGAGTGCCAACTTGCGATAAATTCGGGAATGCTACTGGTACTCAAGGTAAATCAATTTGCGGCGCTTTAGGCTATGCGATGGTAGATGCTCAATATGCAGAGCAAGTAGTGTTATTGACAGATAATTTATTAGAGGGATTTGTGTATCCTTATAGCATCGAACAAACTTTAGTTGATTATATTGTGCCGGTGCCAGAAATTGGGGATTCTAATAAAATTTCTTCCGGTGCTTTAAGAATAACTCGCGATCCAGTGCAGTTGCTTTTAGCAGAATATGCGGCTGAGGTTATTGAACAATCAGGCTATTTTGTTAATGGCTATTCTTTGCAAATGGGTAGTGGGGGAGCATCTTTGGCAGCAGCGCGTTTTATTCGTGAAAAAATGCTTAAACAGGAAATAAAAGGTAGTTTTGGTATTGGTGGTTCAACTGGAGTATTTACGGATATGTTGGCCGAAGGATTGTTTGAAACTTTTTATGATACCCAAACTTTCGATATTCCAGCAATTTTATCCTTGCGTGATAACCCCCGTCATCAAGAAATTTCAGCTTCGTTTTATGCTAATCCTTGGAATGCCAGTCCGATAGTTAACAATTTAGATATTGTCATTTTAAGTGCTACGGAAGTAGACTTGGATTTTAATGTTAATGTAATGACTAATTCTAATGGCGTATTAATGGGTGCATCAGGTGGGCATTCAGATACAGCAGCAGGAGCGAAGCTATCGATAATCGTAGTTCCATTAATTAGAGGACGATTGCCGATGATTAAAGATCAAGTCCAAAATGTAATTACGCCAGGTGCAGATATTGATATTGTAATAACAGACTATGGCATTGCGATTAATCCATTAAGAACAGATTTGTTAGAACGCTTCAAAAATTCTAAGTTGCCACTGAAAACTATGCAGGAGTTACAAGCGCTTGCCTATAGTTTAGTCGGCAAACCAGAAGAGATAGAATTAACTGACCAGATTGTAGCGGTAATTGAATACCGCGATGGTAGTTTATTAGATGTAGTAAGAAAACCCAAATAA
- a CDS encoding aldolase/citrate lyase family protein: MQVANKLRQTMLFIPGNNPKMINNANIHKVDTLIFDLEDSIAVTEKDTARHLVAEALKSIKFTAERAVRINHISTPYGWEDLRVILQAKPDLIRLPKAETADEIREIDSFISKVEFDCGFEPGSIKMMGAVETPLGLHNAYEIATASSRMVAIAIGGEDFIANLKTQRTTHGMELFVARSQLVLAARRAGIQVIDTVFSNIKDEEGFRREVALIKDLGFDGKSIIHPSQIKIVKEVFTPTEEQIARSIKILLAYKDALERKLGVIAVDGRMIDGPIVDRARRIVDEARAAGIMIPKEVTNL; this comes from the coding sequence ATGCAAGTTGCCAATAAACTAAGACAAACAATGCTATTTATTCCAGGCAATAATCCTAAAATGATTAATAATGCTAATATTCATAAAGTAGATACTCTGATTTTTGACTTAGAAGATTCGATAGCAGTTACGGAAAAAGATACGGCTCGTCACTTAGTAGCGGAAGCATTAAAGAGTATAAAATTTACGGCAGAACGTGCTGTAAGAATCAATCATATTAGCACACCATATGGTTGGGAAGATTTAAGAGTTATTTTACAAGCAAAACCAGATTTAATTAGATTGCCAAAAGCGGAAACAGCGGATGAAATTCGTGAAATAGATAGTTTTATTAGTAAAGTTGAATTTGATTGTGGCTTTGAACCAGGTTCAATTAAAATGATGGGTGCTGTAGAAACTCCGCTAGGATTGCATAATGCATATGAAATTGCCACAGCTAGTTCCAGAATGGTCGCAATTGCCATTGGTGGCGAGGATTTTATTGCTAATCTAAAAACCCAAAGAACTACGCACGGGATGGAGTTGTTTGTAGCTCGGTCTCAATTGGTTCTAGCAGCTCGTAGGGCTGGTATTCAAGTTATTGATACAGTTTTTTCAAATATTAAAGATGAAGAAGGCTTTAGACGTGAAGTAGCTTTAATTAAAGACTTAGGTTTCGACGGCAAATCAATTATTCATCCTAGTCAAATTAAAATTGTGAAAGAAGTTTTCACGCCAACTGAAGAACAAATAGCTCGCTCCATTAAGATTTTATTAGCTTACAAAGATGCGTTAGAGAGAAAGCTCGGAGTTATTGCTGTTGATGGGCGGATGATTGATGGGCCAATAGTAGATAGAGCTAGAAGAATCGTTGATGAAGCTAGAGCAGCTGGAATTATGATTCCTAAGGAGGTTACAAACTTATGA
- the citD gene encoding citrate lyase acyl carrier protein, whose protein sequence is MVASKKRQVLVFATAGMLESCDALVSVEPVEPGAGITIELISSVKKQYGKHIECLTKEFILEQGFEDIKVKIEDKGAWDYTLRARLRTALERSEIDASCQ, encoded by the coding sequence ATGGTAGCTAGTAAAAAACGGCAAGTTCTTGTATTTGCTACAGCGGGGATGCTCGAAAGTTGTGATGCATTGGTAAGCGTAGAGCCTGTGGAACCGGGTGCGGGAATAACAATAGAGCTGATTAGCTCAGTAAAGAAGCAATACGGTAAACACATTGAGTGCTTGACGAAAGAGTTTATTCTAGAACAAGGCTTTGAAGATATTAAAGTTAAAATAGAGGATAAAGGTGCGTGGGATTATACATTAAGAGCACGCTTGAGAACAGCTTTAGAAAGGAGTGAAATTGATGCAAGTTGCCAATAA
- a CDS encoding LysR family transcriptional regulator yields the protein MDLRHLRYVQKIAEERSFSKAADKLFLAQPALSQYILNLERELGTKLFDRSKNPISLTYAGEIFLHKAQLILEIEQDLSTEIKNLAQSDRGCLKIAISPNRGSYLLPKILPTFSRVYPNIEIKLFEGLTSEFEDWLLKNEVDLAILPGEIKSPQIDYTILQHDQVLLALPPNHSLINQALPVPNNYPVLSLKLFQDEQFILSKPGQGLRIMADKLFIEAGFKPKIYTETASFETAHRLALAGLGAVISSSTLGPMNMSDPLRYFSLAEQTPSRIINIAYKKKKNISWPIKEFIRITKELFFLTENKKN from the coding sequence ATGGATTTAAGACATTTACGCTATGTACAAAAAATAGCAGAAGAACGCAGTTTTTCCAAAGCTGCCGACAAGCTGTTTTTAGCCCAACCCGCTTTAAGTCAATATATCCTTAACTTGGAGCGAGAACTAGGTACTAAACTATTCGATCGTAGTAAAAATCCAATAAGTTTAACTTATGCTGGCGAAATTTTTTTACATAAAGCTCAACTAATTTTAGAAATAGAGCAAGATCTCAGCACCGAAATTAAAAATCTCGCTCAATCCGATCGAGGTTGTTTGAAAATCGCTATTTCGCCCAACCGTGGTTCATACTTATTACCTAAAATTTTACCTACTTTTTCTCGAGTCTACCCAAATATTGAAATCAAACTTTTTGAAGGTCTAACTTCAGAATTTGAAGATTGGTTATTAAAAAATGAAGTTGATTTGGCAATTTTACCTGGTGAGATAAAGTCTCCCCAAATTGATTATACTATTTTACAACATGATCAAGTTTTGCTGGCTTTACCACCTAATCACAGCCTAATCAATCAAGCCCTGCCTGTACCAAATAATTATCCCGTACTTTCCCTAAAACTTTTTCAAGATGAGCAGTTTATCTTGTCTAAACCTGGACAAGGATTGCGAATTATGGCGGATAAGCTCTTTATCGAAGCTGGTTTCAAACCTAAAATTTACACTGAAACCGCAAGTTTTGAAACTGCACATCGCCTTGCCTTAGCAGGGTTAGGAGCGGTTATTTCCTCTTCTACTCTAGGACCAATGAACATGTCTGATCCTTTAAGGTACTTTTCTTTAGCAGAACAAACCCCTTCTAGAATTATTAATATTGCTTATAAAAAGAAAAAAAATATTTCCTGGCCAATCAAAGAATTTATTCGCATTACCAAAGAATTATTTTTTTTGACAGAAAACAAAAAAAACTAA
- a CDS encoding TVP38/TMEM64 family protein produces the protein MGYLKKIQASLLKYIWVILLLLSLGYFYKQNMYFNSMLELRLWLANFGSLAPLAYILLYTLRPVLLIPALLLNLVAAVLFGPIWGIIYILMGGLGSASLCYYLAKHTNFEFVNRVAKKWWGFVDRYSPKSDFKKMLCLRIVPIFPYDPISFLAGLSNIPYKTYALATLIGMLPGAIAYNFLTDSFLSPNTSKSLAIITCLVAFVLPYIYWQQKIKIRN, from the coding sequence GTGGGTTATTTAAAAAAAATACAGGCTTCACTTTTAAAGTATATATGGGTAATTTTGCTACTATTAAGTTTAGGTTATTTTTATAAACAAAATATGTATTTTAATAGTATGTTGGAATTGCGCTTGTGGTTAGCTAACTTTGGTTCATTAGCGCCATTAGCTTATATTTTACTCTACACTTTGCGACCAGTATTATTAATTCCTGCGTTGCTATTAAACTTAGTAGCTGCGGTTTTGTTTGGACCAATTTGGGGGATTATATATATATTAATGGGTGGACTGGGTAGTGCAAGTTTATGCTATTATTTAGCAAAGCACACAAATTTTGAGTTTGTAAATCGTGTTGCAAAAAAATGGTGGGGTTTTGTTGACCGATATAGTCCTAAAAGTGACTTTAAAAAAATGTTGTGTTTGCGCATAGTACCAATTTTCCCCTATGATCCCATAAGTTTTTTAGCTGGGCTTTCTAATATTCCCTATAAGACTTATGCTTTAGCAACGCTTATTGGAATGTTGCCAGGGGCAATAGCATACAATTTTCTAACGGACAGTTTTTTATCTCCCAACACTAGCAAGAGTTTAGCGATAATAACTTGTTTGGTAGCTTTTGTACTACCATATATATATTGGCAACAAAAAATTAAAATTCGCAATTAA